A single window of Carassius gibelio isolate Cgi1373 ecotype wild population from Czech Republic chromosome A19, carGib1.2-hapl.c, whole genome shotgun sequence DNA harbors:
- the LOC127935862 gene encoding trafficking protein particle complex subunit 3 translates to MSRQSNRATDSKKMNSELFTLTYGALVTQLCKDYENDEEVNKQLDKMGYNIGVRLIEDFLARSSVGRCHDFRETADVIAKVAFKMYLGITPSVTNWSPAGDEFSLILESNPLVDFVELPDNHSNLVYSSLLCGVLRGALEMVQMAVDVRFAQDTLRGDSVTEIRMKFIKRIEENLPAGDE, encoded by the exons ATGTCTAGGCAGTCGAACAGAGCCACGGACAGCAAAAAGatg AATTCAGAATTGTTCACTCTCACTTATGGAGCTCTGGTTACTCAGCTGTGTAAGGACTATGAAAATGACGAGGAAGTCAACAAACAACTGGATAAAAT GGGATACAATATCGGAGTGCGTCTGATTGAGGACTTCTTGGCTCGGTCCAGCGTGGGGAGGTGTCACGATTTCCGAGAAACTGCCGATGTCATTGCAAAG GTAGCCTTTAAGATGTACTTGGGTATCACCCCCAGCGTGACCAACTGGAGTCCTGCTGGAGATGAGTTCTCTCTTATCCTCGAAAGCAACCCCCTGGTGGACTTTGTTGAGCTTCCTGACAACCACAGTAATCTAGTTTATTCCAGCCTGCTCTGTGGAGTGCTGAGAGGAGCTCTTGAAATG GTTCAAATGGCAGTGGATGTGCGATTCGCTCAGGACACACTAAGAGGTGACAGTGTGACAGAAATTCGCATGAAGTTCATCAAAAGGATCGAGGAGAACCTGCCAGCTGGAGACGAATGA